A window of Sulfurimonas gotlandica GD1 contains these coding sequences:
- a CDS encoding EAL and HDOD domain-containing protein codes for MENVYLGRQPILDSNGDLVAYEILYRDSTKASHISNDRFASASVISNILNKFGTSTLLGNRRAFVKVDEKFLLHDIIFSIPKEFFIFSLFEDVKMSERVVERLQQLHAKDYILAINDISLDPDSLKEYSKVYKELSYIKINVDKDIDLEMKDMISEMKAHNIKVVGSKIEDNTHYELAKEIGCEMFQGYFFAKPNIVENAKYEPSQLNVLKLYNLLINDTNIDEITSEFENNYEITVQLLRYMNSCAFHFRNRISSIHHILTLVGRQPLAQWLMLMIYSKSVSRTSKHSPLMLMVKHRTELMENILKSVNPDVKSNALGEAYFVGVLSLIDTLFSVKLERVLKDLNISDEVTNALLKDEGLLGEIYALIRDIEAFDTKSVHIFTSKYNLGTHQIEDVVLKSMEDVNSFEEAMTA; via the coding sequence ATGGAAAATGTATATTTAGGGCGCCAACCAATTCTTGACTCTAACGGTGATCTTGTTGCTTATGAGATTTTATATAGAGACAGTACTAAAGCCAGTCATATAAGTAATGACCGATTTGCCAGTGCGTCAGTTATAAGTAATATCTTAAATAAGTTTGGGACAAGCACGCTACTTGGAAATCGTAGAGCATTTGTTAAAGTTGATGAAAAATTTTTACTTCACGATATTATTTTTTCAATCCCAAAAGAGTTTTTTATATTTTCACTTTTTGAAGATGTGAAGATGAGTGAGAGAGTAGTTGAGAGACTGCAACAGCTTCATGCTAAAGACTATATTCTTGCTATAAATGATATTTCCTTAGATCCAGATAGTTTAAAAGAATATTCAAAAGTATATAAAGAACTCTCATACATAAAAATAAATGTAGATAAAGACATAGATCTTGAGATGAAAGATATGATCAGTGAGATGAAAGCTCACAACATCAAAGTAGTCGGTTCTAAAATAGAAGATAATACACACTATGAATTAGCAAAAGAGATTGGCTGTGAAATGTTTCAGGGCTACTTTTTTGCAAAACCTAACATTGTAGAAAATGCGAAGTATGAACCTTCTCAATTAAATGTACTAAAGCTTTATAACCTGCTGATAAATGACACCAATATAGATGAGATTACATCAGAGTTTGAGAATAACTATGAGATAACTGTACAGTTATTACGCTACATGAACTCTTGTGCATTTCACTTTAGAAACAGAATCTCTTCTATTCATCATATCTTGACATTAGTTGGAAGACAGCCACTTGCCCAATGGCTAATGTTGATGATTTACTCAAAATCAGTAAGCAGAACATCTAAGCATTCACCTCTCATGCTGATGGTAAAACATAGAACAGAGCTAATGGAAAATATCTTAAAATCTGTAAATCCTGATGTGAAAAGCAACGCTTTAGGGGAAGCATATTTTGTCGGTGTTTTATCACTTATAGATACTCTTTTCAGCGTTAAACTAGAAAGGGTATTGAAAGATTTAAATATCTCAGATGAAGTTACAAATGCCTTGCTAAAAGATGAGGGTTTATTGGGCGAGATATATGCTCTGATTAGAGATATAGAAGCCTTTGACACAAAGTCGGTACATATATTTACTTCAAAGTATAACTTAGGAACTCATCAAATAGAAGATGTTGTTCTTAAAAGTATGGAAGATGTGAATAGTTTTGAAGAAGCGATGACAGCTTAG
- a CDS encoding YwbE family protein, with protein MDGTQRKNIKQGKSVAIVLKQDQDTGLLTDGIVRDILTKSPSHPHGIKVRLMSGEVGRVKEIY; from the coding sequence ATGGATGGCACTCAAAGAAAAAATATTAAACAAGGCAAAAGCGTAGCTATTGTCCTAAAACAAGACCAAGACACTGGACTCCTTACAGATGGTATCGTTCGCGATATTCTTACAAAATCTCCTTCTCACCCTCATGGCATCAAAGTACGTCTTATGAGCGGTGAAGTCGGTCGTGTGAAGGAAATATACTAA